In one Cloacibacillus porcorum genomic region, the following are encoded:
- a CDS encoding TRAP transporter small permease, which yields MLKWVNDHLEETIMAVLLFLITAIISYSVIMRYIFNDSPSWAEEITRFFFIWSAFISIGLCIKRQSSIRIDILLTVLSEKACRVLLILVNIFIIAVFAYWLKGAVSVTKTLINNGQTSPALLVPMWIIYGSSVVGFALGIVRCAQQVFINAAELRNGR from the coding sequence ATGCTCAAGTGGGTAAATGATCATTTGGAAGAGACGATAATGGCCGTACTGCTCTTTCTCATCACCGCGATCATCTCATACTCGGTCATCATGCGCTATATCTTCAATGATTCCCCCTCATGGGCCGAGGAGATCACAAGGTTTTTCTTTATATGGTCGGCTTTCATAAGCATCGGCCTCTGCATCAAGCGCCAAAGCTCCATCCGCATCGACATCCTGCTCACGGTGCTCTCGGAAAAGGCGTGCAGGGTGCTGCTGATACTGGTAAATATTTTTATAATCGCGGTTTTCGCCTACTGGCTCAAGGGAGCAGTAAGCGTGACGAAGACGCTCATCAATAACGGACAGACAAGTCCCGCGCTGCTCGTCCCCATGTGGATCATCTATGGATCGTCCGTCGTCGGCTTCGCCCTGGGGATCGTCAGGTGTGCGCAGCAGGTTTTTATAAACGCCGCCGAACTCAGGAACGGGAGGTAA
- a CDS encoding TRAP transporter substrate-binding protein — MKKLTTLTAVLCIMLFAAAATAAPKEFAIANDSTDDTVTGLMTQKLKEVLEAKSKGAFKVATFPNSQLGSDREITQSCQNGELAFVVQNTAPQVNFVPKAAVFDLPNLFPNKKVARAALDKFQKNIEPEYAKAGIVMLGFGDQGFRVLSSNKAINKIEDFKGLKLRTMENKYHVQYWQSLGANPTPLPFSELYLALQQGTVTGQENPYEVIVATKLYEVQKYVIDTNHLFHTITIIMSKNIYDQLTPEEQKLVRDAAREVITWGREQADKRHADRVAILKKNNVQIIKLDEKLLGEMQAKSKPVYDNISKAVGADLVKKLQDAVKEASK, encoded by the coding sequence ATGAAAAAGCTTACAACACTTACCGCGGTATTATGTATCATGCTGTTTGCGGCGGCGGCGACGGCCGCTCCGAAAGAATTTGCCATTGCGAACGACTCCACGGATGACACCGTAACTGGACTCATGACGCAGAAACTTAAAGAGGTGCTTGAGGCGAAGTCAAAGGGAGCCTTTAAGGTTGCGACGTTCCCGAACTCACAGCTCGGCTCCGACCGTGAGATCACCCAGAGCTGCCAGAACGGCGAGCTCGCCTTTGTGGTGCAGAACACCGCCCCGCAGGTCAACTTTGTGCCGAAGGCCGCCGTCTTTGATCTTCCGAACCTCTTCCCGAACAAAAAGGTGGCGCGCGCCGCGCTCGACAAGTTCCAAAAGAATATCGAACCCGAATACGCGAAGGCCGGGATCGTCATGCTCGGCTTCGGAGACCAGGGCTTCCGCGTCCTCTCCTCGAATAAGGCGATCAACAAAATAGAGGACTTCAAGGGGCTCAAGCTCCGCACAATGGAGAATAAGTATCATGTCCAGTATTGGCAGTCGCTTGGCGCGAATCCCACGCCGCTCCCTTTCAGCGAGCTCTATCTCGCGCTGCAGCAGGGTACGGTGACGGGACAGGAGAATCCCTATGAGGTCATCGTCGCGACGAAGCTCTACGAGGTGCAGAAGTATGTGATAGATACCAACCACCTTTTCCATACGATCACGATCATCATGAGCAAAAACATCTATGACCAGCTGACGCCGGAGGAGCAGAAACTTGTCCGCGACGCGGCGCGCGAGGTCATCACCTGGGGCCGCGAGCAGGCCGACAAGCGCCACGCCGACCGGGTGGCCATTCTCAAGAAGAACAACGTTCAGATAATAAAGCTCGACGAGAAGCTGCTTGGCGAGATGCAGGCGAAGTCAAAGCCCGTCTATGACAATATCAGCAAGGCGGTCGGGGCGGATCTTGTGAAAAAGCTCCAGGACGCGGTGAAGGAAGCCTCAAAATAG
- a CDS encoding TRAP transporter large permease, which yields MLGYVFAVFAICLAVTVPVGITMGISAMVPHFLNPMFPAKIEFIVRQMVGGVDSTPFIAVPLFVLSGIIMARGGVSDKLFNMFSYFAGDKTGGLPCAVVVTCLFYGAISGSGPATVAAIGAMSIPLLVSLGYDKTFVTALVATAGGLGVIIPPSIPFILYGLSSGVSVGAMFIAGILPGLLIGFCLMAYACYYCWKHGEDKEKLAAYCYELRKNGLWHIFSKSFWALMTPVIILGGIYGGVTTPTEAACVSVVYALIVCCFVYKTMTFRDVVSAFVEAVVTYGPITFILAGAMAFGRVLTIMQAPQTIAMMITGLVSSKIAILIVINLFLLVVGMVIDTSPAILILTPILLPLVKQIGVDPIHFGIIMVVNLAIGFVTPPMGINLFVASSMTGISVVTIARKAIPFIVAFLVSLLLITFIPAISLALL from the coding sequence ATGTTAGGATATGTATTTGCGGTATTTGCGATTTGCCTCGCCGTCACCGTCCCCGTCGGCATCACGATGGGAATTTCGGCGATGGTCCCACACTTTCTCAACCCTATGTTCCCCGCTAAGATCGAATTTATCGTCCGCCAGATGGTTGGCGGCGTTGACTCCACACCGTTTATTGCGGTGCCGCTCTTTGTCCTGTCCGGCATCATCATGGCCAGGGGCGGCGTCTCGGACAAGCTCTTCAATATGTTCTCCTATTTCGCGGGAGACAAGACGGGCGGCCTGCCCTGCGCGGTTGTCGTCACCTGCCTCTTTTACGGCGCGATATCGGGCTCCGGCCCCGCGACGGTCGCCGCGATCGGCGCGATGTCGATCCCGCTTCTCGTCAGCCTCGGATATGACAAGACCTTTGTGACGGCGCTCGTCGCCACCGCCGGCGGCCTTGGCGTCATCATCCCGCCGTCGATCCCCTTCATCCTTTACGGCCTCTCGTCGGGGGTGTCGGTGGGCGCGATGTTCATCGCCGGCATTCTTCCCGGGCTTCTAATCGGCTTCTGCCTTATGGCCTACGCCTGCTACTACTGCTGGAAGCACGGAGAGGACAAGGAAAAGCTCGCCGCGTACTGCTATGAACTGCGCAAGAACGGCCTCTGGCACATCTTCTCCAAGAGCTTCTGGGCGCTCATGACCCCGGTCATCATCCTCGGCGGCATCTACGGCGGCGTGACGACCCCCACCGAGGCGGCCTGCGTCTCCGTGGTCTACGCCCTCATCGTCTGCTGCTTCGTCTATAAGACGATGACCTTCAGGGATGTCGTCTCGGCCTTTGTCGAGGCCGTGGTCACCTATGGTCCGATAACCTTCATCCTCGCGGGCGCGATGGCCTTCGGGCGCGTCCTCACGATCATGCAGGCGCCGCAGACGATCGCGATGATGATCACCGGCCTTGTGAGCTCGAAGATAGCCATCCTCATCGTGATAAACCTCTTCCTGCTCGTCGTCGGCATGGTGATCGACACCTCGCCCGCGATCCTCATACTGACGCCGATCCTGCTGCCGCTCGTAAAGCAGATAGGCGTGGACCCCATCCACTTCGGCATCATCATGGTCGTCAACCTCGCGATAGGTTTCGTGACGCCGCCGATGGGCATCAACCTCTTCGTCGCCAGCTCGATGACGGGCATCTCGGTGGTGACGATTGCGAGAAAGGCGATTCCCTTCATCGTTGCCTTCCTCGTCTCGCTGCTGCTGATCACATTTATACCGGCGATAAGCCTTGCGCTGCTCTAA
- the aroE gene encoding shikimate dehydrogenase: protein MDKQEIFNSSVNTKFFGLLGSPLGQSAAPFMHNSVYQKLGIDALYVPLELSMDQLEPVVTNLENFHYAGSGVTMPFKTQVHKYLDGLADSARFTEVVNTIVFENGKKIGHNTDGTGFVLSLQKQLGLEIPDHNYLILGAGGAGTAIACALAMEGAKDIKSLCIAKDYFCAETLFDRVDRHFPFVCTIGEMTEKSIAAALEKYDVIIHATKVGMYPKVDEILFDPDLLKPHHIVADVVYVPVETKLLREAAARGCRTLSGLWMNTYQAAEQMRLWLGIEPPMEYMYNHSLEYLKSQGKA, encoded by the coding sequence ATGGATAAACAGGAAATATTTAACAGCTCGGTAAATACGAAGTTTTTCGGTCTGCTCGGCAGCCCGCTGGGGCAGAGCGCGGCCCCCTTCATGCACAACAGCGTCTACCAGAAGCTGGGGATCGACGCGCTCTATGTGCCGCTCGAGCTTTCAATGGACCAGCTCGAGCCGGTGGTGACAAACCTTGAAAACTTTCACTACGCCGGTTCCGGCGTGACGATGCCCTTCAAGACGCAGGTACATAAATACCTCGACGGACTGGCGGATTCGGCGCGCTTCACGGAGGTCGTCAACACGATAGTCTTCGAGAACGGCAAAAAGATCGGCCACAACACGGACGGGACCGGTTTTGTCCTCTCACTTCAAAAGCAGCTTGGGCTTGAGATCCCCGACCATAATTATCTCATCCTCGGGGCGGGCGGCGCGGGGACGGCGATCGCCTGTGCCCTTGCGATGGAGGGGGCGAAGGACATCAAGTCGCTCTGTATCGCGAAAGATTATTTCTGCGCCGAGACCCTCTTCGACCGCGTAGACCGGCACTTCCCCTTCGTCTGCACCATCGGCGAGATGACGGAGAAGAGCATCGCGGCGGCGCTTGAAAAGTACGACGTGATAATCCACGCGACGAAGGTGGGAATGTACCCGAAGGTCGACGAGATACTCTTCGACCCTGACCTCCTTAAGCCGCACCACATAGTGGCCGACGTCGTCTACGTGCCGGTGGAGACGAAGCTGCTGCGCGAGGCCGCGGCCCGCGGCTGCCGGACCCTCTCCGGCCTCTGGATGAACACCTATCAGGCGGCGGAGCAGATGCGCCTCTGGCTCG